DNA sequence from the Liolophura sinensis isolate JHLJ2023 chromosome 1, CUHK_Ljap_v2, whole genome shotgun sequence genome:
GTGGTCCTGTGTTATACAAGTTATTCCTTGCGAATGGTGAAAAAAAGCCATACGTTCGTCTTATAACAGGACTTGGGCACATGTAGCTGGAGcgagaaaaaataaaacgagACAGAGTTCTGTATTTAATAAAACTTTGATTTctccaaaatttattttccctCTAAGAAAAGCTCTCATAGATCTTGGGTGAtactgcatttatttgattgttctgaGTTACAGTCCAGTAGCAATTCAGTGATTCCGGAGTGCATGAATATTAGAACTTATATTTCTTACCAACTACTACCTGCCTGCAACTCTCTAGGTGTGTGCGCGCATAGTGATTCCCATTGGTATTAAATGTTGTTGACAACTTGATCTCCGTTTTTATCTCGTGAGTAAATAAAGAAACCGGCGAATTTCTTTTCAGGCACCACAATCATGCCCATTCCACTTTCCGCGGTGAGTAAATATTTCCAGCTGTGATGAGCTACAGAGAACATCAAACTAAGTCTTGCAAATATTCTGATGtcgcaaaaaaaacaaaaggaaaaaacccagctttttatgttttttgtagaAAACACCTAATTGCCACGCCTTGTACTTAATGAAATGTTAAAGtcgaaacaaaaataaaaatcataggAAGAACAGTGATGGTCTCTTGACCGCAATGTCTCTGGAGATTTTATTTTTGCGTTTTGGCCTCGGTCGAAATAATTATCGTATCGTGTTGTACGGGTTTACCCTGGGTGCTTCATTTCCATGAAATGGTTCAACTGATTTGACATGAAAACTATTGACGTAACAATAATTTTAAGGCAAATGTTATGTAGACGTCTAAGCAGaattcaataaaacaaaaggaACAGTATTTAGAGGCCATAAAAACGCATGTTTTAGAGGCGTGTCGTTTGCGCaaagttatgttttgtaacGTGAGCCCCCCAGAATATCTGAAGCTATGACTAGCAGGATACAGCCGATGGTCTCTCACCTTTTATTCACTAGAATGCCGAAGAGGAGAAAGGTGTCTCCTGTGGAACCAACGAATTTGCTTCACAGGGCACGTGCttcaatgtagttttttttcaaCAGTGTTATTGAATTCGTGGTGATGGATTGGGCTCCAATCCAACCACACGTAACTTGCTCAAAGCTCAAAGAATCCTGAGCTGTATTTTGATCCATCAATTTTGTATTTGCATGGTTTAAGCTACATGTTCCTCGGGAAATCACGGCACGATTCTACATCTTGTGCCAGCTAACAGCAGTCCCAGGCCACATCTCTGCCGGTGTCGTGACCTATGACAAGCAACTATGGTCCAGAGAGTTACAGCACTCTCTACATCTGCACTTAGCGTCAGGCGTGTAGAAGCAGTCCAGCAGCATTATACCAAATACAGTGACGAAAAGGCAGTGCAATTTTAAATTAGCTGGAAGTCCACtcaatttgttttattcttcctCAAGGGTATTTCTTTTGTCCATGAGCTCTTGCGCTTCCATTGCATGTCCAAACCTCTCTGGGCGATCTCCCTGAGGACTCTCTTCCGATTCCAGAAGCTGCTAACCTAGTCGATctcaaacagatcacacattcTGACCTTTCAATCAAAACAACAGGTCTTCTTGACTGGCTAATGGCGGATGAGGTGAGAGCGAAAACCTGCCTAGACTAGGTGACGGAGTTGGAGTGATTCTCGTCACTAGTTTATGTTTGGGCGTGGACTGTAGTTTGTCCAGTGTTCCAGAGTAGTTCACGGAGTCAGTGTCCCACTGTGTGTCCATGAAGTCTTCCGAACGCTCCAAGGAATTATCATTTAGGCTGCCCGACATCTTTCTAGCCTTCTCGGCGGAGGCTTTACGAACTGTTGGGGAAAGGTACAAACATGCAATGTTCAATGTACAGTGTGCACCTAATACAGCCCGTAgaggatgtatatatatatatatatatatatatatatatatatatatatatatatatatatatatatatatatatatatatatatatacatcctcTACGGGCTGTATTTAATCTTGTTAAACTCgacatttatttatcagtgTATCATAGAAAGCCAAGATTGTGATCTAGCTAAAACATCCATTTTTGATATTGAACACCTTAGATTAAAAGGTGCATTGCCACATACGCTAACCAATTatgaaagggggggggggggggcttggtCCATGAATAATTCATTTTGAATTTACCTTGTACGTTTTGTTTATGATTTGCtttcaacatttgttttttgccatgatatgaatgaaaaatctGCCAGTGTGTcaaccattcattcataaaatattttccatCTACATTTCTACAGAGTGATGACTCAACGCAGCAGGCCTGTAAGAATCCTGACATATTTACTGCGCTGTcccactggaacgccatgctgaagacaccagacaacaGACCTGAGCCAGTAAATTAAAACGTTAGAGACACTGGGTGAACTCGTGCTTAGCGTATATCCTTAAACTATGTGCAACTATGTGCAACTACGTAGATCGGGATTGAACCTTTGAGTCCCGTTTACATTAACTATTGACAACTCGGAAGGTTAACATCCTATATAGCTACTGAGAAAGGAGTGAATGTTCAACCATATATATCTTGCATAAGCATACACACAGATATTCCAAAGTGACTGGCACAAATTCTCAAATGAATTGCAGTAAACCGTGTCGACAGACGGAGAATAAGAAAGAGATCGGTATTTTCGAAGCCGGTAAATTCAGgttacaaaatgtttgtttattcataGGTGACATAGGTTCATAGgttttttcaaatgaaatgtttttggatGATTTTGCGTTGCAGCAAAGAGTAAAAGAAGCCCATTTCAAAGTGATAAAGTATCAAACGAACATGGAATGATGACTGAGAAAGTTAACCTGTAACAGAGGCTACCGATGAAAGGAAAAGGCTCCACAAATAAGCTTGAACTATACTCTATTTCTGTTAGTCTTCGCCTAATTTCAATTGTCTGTAAAATCTAGTCATATTCGCTTCTAAAAATGCCTTTAACCAGTGATTCGTAACAAAGCAAATTCTAGACAtcgatatgttggaagtccatattcttgcacagaaaatgaaatttcgacggcaagaactcagTCTTGGGTGACGTCGTAATTATTCCAAAGCcaatggcatgctggatattgggcttAGTTCAGTATCTTTTGACGAAGGGTGACAACAGTTAGCTAAACTGCTATCCATTTTATTGTAAACCTTGTTTCTGACCCTGCCACATTTGACATTATCCACAcgttttagtgtaatataaaCCTCACAACTGAATTTTAGTTTATAtcatgtagtatatgatctcaagaCAGTGTGATTTTAGAGTTGAATGTTCAGATATTCTGTTAGAAAAAataatgtagtctattcgctggGACAGtaatgtaggctgtgttaccGCGTCGAATTTCTTCTTCTAACagcatgttggtgcagctattgtaaaataaattagtCCCCGCTTCCATTGCCCGACATGCCACTTGTTTAgggaattagaaaaagtattctgaCTGCATTtcccttgcaataatatagacgtacaacatatcaacgtgtagagcttgtgttcaCTAACGAAAGGCAAATTTGGTATCgcgtatgactgattttacacactGCAGGAAAttggcgactggctaaaagaagtCGACATAATCCGCAATGCGCACTATCTCAAGagtgaaacataaaaatgatacacaGCATATTAAAATAGACCCAATAAAGGCCTGACAAAATCATAGCACAGATTTCACTTCTAACACCAGGCACATACATTCAAGAAACAATCTTTTATTACCAAAACATCATATATACGGTTAATAGAGTGATGATGCATGCAGTGATAAAATATGAGAGACATAGATATTAAGTAAAATAAGCTTCGACTAATGAAGTAGGTAAGTTAAACTGCGCCGCGAGAGGGACGTCACTTGCAGTTAGCTGCGACGAACTATTCCAATTCGGAATTGTCTTTGTGAACATGCCTGGTGATTTCCCTTGACAGGGGCATCTATGTACGTGCTTGTCTACACCACATTGGCTGAATCGTGTCTGGGCGCTAGTGGGTCTGTAAGAGAGAGTGGTTAGTAAGACATGTTACGGGTTACGTAGGCTACAAGTAGAGGTGCAACCAACTGTATATGTGCTCCAAAATAGCCCCAATTCCACAGATAGTATATTGTAATCAAAGCACTTGGGTGAGATACTCTATCCGACTTGGTAGTTAACCATGTGCATTTACCATTAAACTGTTCAGGTACATATGAATTTCTACATATTAGCGTAAAGGATTACAGTATGACCGTTTAATTTATGTGAACCCCACCGTCTTAAGCAATATATTGCATTTTAAGCAATAGATTTATTATACGGTGTACACGCTATATTTGCTCTCCACTATGTGACGGAAATACACACCTCTGAGACGTTGTTCTGTTAATCTAATACCAATGCTTCCAAGACGTTAGTCTTTAGTTTATTAGTATCAGTTAAGCATGGTTCGCTGGGCATATAAGTACATTGGTGAAGTTATCATTGAGCTTAAAAGCAAATGCGATTGATATGTCTGAAACAAGTCTTccattttcaaaagaaatatatttagcAATATCCTCTTTAAATCACCTCTATAAATCTTCTTCGCTCTTTTTGCTCCGAACCGCTTCTTGATGTAAGGAAACAGGTACATGGCAGCTAGCAGAAGTAGTATAACCCCGATAGGTGGCACCCTGAAATTATGCTTCAATAGTCTCATTCAGACCAAAAATATACCGCCGTATCCACGAATTTATCATATTTGAACTAGCTCTGAAGATCTGTGATTATACGTATACCAttacagccctgtcttgttccataaacTTATTTATCTCCAACCGCCGTGCTTGAATGCATAATTCTcacagcccatacaagggagataactactgacacttatagcatattttgtacttgtttaatcttttcttcagttttgtttagtttgtttgagaaatgtttttaggGATCAGTGTTGATTATGGTTCCCACTAGGTCATTACTGGAGAGACTCGTCCTAAACAATTAGCCGGAATGCGTGTCAAAGGTCTAACTTGCCCTATAGTGGCAGTGGTTATTGTATACATGGTCCCCATCACTGTGAGGGGTATGCATTCAAGTGGCGATTGGAGCTGGAAGTTATCCAGTTACCACTATAGTTTAATGCTTGTGTGGGTTTACTAATGATGACACATGGGAGCACCTatctggaattgatagctgggACGACTgtgactacggacagacaaattatttagtaGTGCCCTGCAGTAGTGTACTGAAgtcagcaagggaagtacagtaCAGCCCACATCAAAACGAAAATCTAGCGCATTAGACCCACAGGTAGACGGTCGACAATCTCGCGGTAACAACGCGATGTCTCGTGCAGAGCTAACGGGGTATGCCCCCCATTCAGCGGGATCGGGAGTTCATCACCAGTTCAAATGTAGTCCGGCTGTAAGCAAAGTATGGCTCCACGTGTGGTCGCACAGCTCACGGGGCACGCAGAAGTCTGTCTCACGTGGTATGTGACCAACCGGTATGTCTATCATAGGTCATCGCTGGGCATTGTTCCGTTTCGTTTCCACAGATAATTAATGTAAAAAGAATATAAGAAAAGGACAGACACATATTCAGAATGGTTGAAGAAAACGAGCAGTTTTCCCACCGCCATATAGATAACCTTAGAAAGTCCTTGAAATTTTAATACGCCAATTTTCCATTTAATGCGTACAAATACAACAACgtattaacatatatacaatcTTCGTGAAATAAAGCGCAGGTTTTACTTGAAATGAACCAAAAGTTACaatgaaatctaacacaaaTGATGTatgcaatttttattttcttgtcattttttcaGGACTATTAGATGTATTACCGCTATTCATGAGAAAGGTGTGTGCTGACGGCCACCGCGGCTctaacaaaataatgaaaccaATATTCGAAATCATGTTTGAAGCAGAATAATCTTGGAAAATCCTTGAAATTTAATGCGCCAAGTTTCCATTTAATGCGTACAACTGCAGTAATGTATGAATATATTCCGATCAGTCTTTACATCTTGTACAAACTTCGTTAACTGGATCTCAGGTGTcgtttgaaataaattatatgttaaaataaaatctttgatCAAAATGAcgaaaacaatttttattttgtcatcattttgtttatgaCTTTTTCTAACCGATTTGACTATATTATTACAGCCATTCATCAGGCAGCCTCAAGCACTACCAGGATAGTGGCCCCAAACACAACAGCAGTTCGACGAAGCCATGTTTGATGGAGAATGAAGTTTATGTGATTCTCCCCCTGAATCCTCCGAGCGTAACCTTACACAATCTTGCATGTATAGGCTATACATAAGAAAGACTTCttatttttgtcttatttttgacGTCATTTTCGTCCTGATAATAAGGGataattcatgtaaatgcggCAGCCGCCAAATGAAGTAATCCACACCATCGCCTATAGACCTAATCCTCCTGTTTACAGAAAGACGATGTCATCGGAAAGACGGAGGCATGGTGTCATCTCCGatccaaaatatatatttaccaccTGTAAACTAGAAAATATACACAAGCATTTCTTATCAAAAAGAGATTTGTCTAGTTAAAACGTGCACCAGCTCcgaagaaaacattttgagtTGCAGAGACAGCAAAACGGCAATATTAACCAAGATTCAGTTTTTGTCTTTGACAAACGTTAAAATTACGAGAGTTTTCGGGAATATTGGATTTATTAATTACGTGAAAGTACAAAGCACACATTATTAGTTAGGTAATCACAAAGTTGGTTCGGTTATTTCCATATTTGGAAAAGTTATAGCTTGAAACGCATCCCTTGTAGATTTAACAGAATGGGTACGGACGGGCGGTTAATCTACCGGCATCAGACCTGCGGTAGCCAGCGGGTTAAACTAACACTGTGTACTCCCAGTGTTCGAAGATGTTGACGTCACagatagccccccccccccccaaccatgGTGGTAAACAGTCCAAAAAACATTCGGTAAAATTGTATACAACAGTTATGAAGACAAAATTTTGCATCACAGAAGACTATATTTCCAACGGCCATATTAACCAAGATAGAGTTCCGagagttttgatttatttatttatttgattggtgttttacgccgtactcaagaatatttgacttatacgacggcagtcagcattatggtaggtggaaaccggacacagcccgagggaaatccgcgaccatccgcaggttgctgcgagaccttcccacgtacggccgagaggaagccagcatgagctggacttgagctcacagcgaccgcattggtgagaaactcctaggtcattgcgctgcgctagcgcgctaaccaactgaaccacggaggtcCCCCCGAGAGTTTTGATGAATATTGGATTTATTAATTACCTGAAACTAAAAGCACACATTATTAGCTAAGTAATCACAAAATGGTTCAGGTTATTTGGAAAAGTTGTGAGCTTGAAACGACAAACCAACAAAATATCCACAGGCATTTCTTATTAAAAAGGGATTTGTTTTGTAACAACGTACTACAGTTCTGAAGTTTGAGTCTAAGAAGACTTATTCCTACGGCAATATTAACCAAG
Encoded proteins:
- the LOC135461298 gene encoding uncharacterized protein LOC135461298 isoform X2, with amino-acid sequence MTANEISNNSSPASALAWELPPLYKRINWAALLVPPIGVILLLLAAMYLFPYIKKRFGAKRAKKIYRVRKASAEKARKMSGSLNDNSLERSEDFMDTQWDTDSVNYSGTLDKLQSTPKHKLVTRITPTPSPSLGRFSLSPHPPLASQEDLLF